A portion of the Oscillospiraceae bacterium genome contains these proteins:
- a CDS encoding PTS lactose/cellobiose transporter subunit IIA: MAMTPDELIDTSMMLIVHSGDARAAAFHALQEAKAGNYEEAKKLMAESQEKALEAHHIQTGLLTDEGNGEGPQVNLLLVHAQDHLMTSMLAQELIEELIELHEKKADKE, encoded by the coding sequence ATGGCAATGACCCCCGATGAGCTGATCGACACTTCCATGATGCTGATCGTTCACTCCGGCGATGCCCGTGCCGCTGCGTTCCACGCATTGCAGGAAGCAAAAGCCGGTAACTACGAGGAAGCGAAAAAGCTGATGGCAGAATCCCAAGAGAAGGCGCTGGAGGCGCACCACATCCAGACCGGCCTGCTGACCGATGAGGGCAACGGCGAAGGCCCCCAGGTCAATCTGCTGCTGGTTCACGCACAGGACCACCTGATGACCAGTATGCTGGCACAGGAGCTGATCGAAGAGCTGATCGAGCTGCACGAAAAGAAGGCAGACAAAGAGTAA